In Nocardioides faecalis, the following proteins share a genomic window:
- the yaaA gene encoding peroxide stress protein YaaA: MLILLPPSEGKATPTRGRPLDLDTLSLPELTDARRKVLDALVALCREAPEDARTVLGLSAGQVDLVVRNADLPDAPTARADRIYTGVLYDALDVATLSAAAKRRATGRVAVASSLFGLVRLSDRIPSYRLSGDVTLPPVGPVAAVWREALAEVGPAAVGNGLLVDLRSGMYANFWRPGPELSGRVATVRVLHEHNGARKVVSHFNKATKGRIVRALLEDGADPRTPAAFAADLERLGWTVEIGPETKTGTQLDVVVTEV; encoded by the coding sequence GTGCTGATCCTGCTGCCGCCGAGCGAGGGCAAGGCCACCCCCACCCGGGGCCGGCCCCTCGACCTGGACACCCTCTCGCTGCCTGAGCTGACCGACGCCCGCCGCAAGGTCCTCGACGCCCTGGTCGCGCTGTGCCGCGAGGCACCCGAGGATGCGCGCACCGTGCTCGGCCTCTCCGCCGGGCAGGTCGACCTGGTCGTCCGCAACGCCGATCTGCCCGATGCGCCGACGGCTCGCGCCGACCGGATCTACACCGGCGTGCTGTACGACGCCCTGGACGTCGCCACGCTCTCCGCGGCCGCGAAGCGCCGCGCCACCGGCCGGGTCGCGGTGGCCTCCAGCCTGTTCGGCCTGGTCCGGCTCAGCGACCGCATCCCGTCGTACCGGCTCTCCGGCGACGTGACCCTGCCGCCGGTCGGCCCCGTCGCCGCGGTGTGGCGCGAGGCGCTCGCCGAGGTCGGCCCGGCCGCCGTCGGCAACGGCCTGCTCGTCGACCTGCGCTCGGGCATGTACGCCAACTTCTGGCGCCCCGGCCCGGAGCTGTCCGGCCGCGTGGCCACCGTCCGCGTGCTGCACGAGCACAACGGCGCCCGCAAGGTCGTCAGCCACTTCAACAAGGCCACCAAGGGCCGGATCGTCCGCGCCCTCCTCGAGGACGGCGCCGACCCCCGCACCCCCGCCGCCTTCGCCGCCGACCTGGAGCGCCTCGGCTGGACCGTCGAGATCGGCCCCGAGACCAAGACCGGCACCCAGCTCGACGTGGTGGTGACCGAGGTCTGA